One part of the Micrococcus sp. 2A genome encodes these proteins:
- the rplA gene encoding 50S ribosomal protein L1, translated as MAQRSKAYKAAKAAIGEEIYAPAKAIALAKETNPSTSDATVEVALRLSVDPRKADQMVRGSVSLPHGTGKTARVVVFATGERAEAARAAGADVVGDDDLIAKISEGWVDFDAAVASPELMGKVGRLGKVLGPRNLMPNPKTGTVTPDVAKAVSDIKGGKIDFRVDKHANLHFIIGRTSFEEKALVENYAAALEEILRLKPSSSKGRYISKATVATTFGPGVQMDPNVTTVEFEQA; from the coding sequence ATGGCACAGCGCAGCAAGGCATACAAGGCGGCCAAGGCCGCGATCGGCGAGGAGATCTACGCTCCCGCCAAGGCGATCGCCCTCGCCAAGGAGACCAACCCCTCCACGTCCGACGCCACGGTGGAGGTCGCCCTCCGCCTGTCCGTCGACCCCCGCAAGGCCGACCAGATGGTCCGCGGCTCCGTGAGCCTGCCCCACGGCACCGGCAAGACCGCCCGCGTCGTCGTGTTCGCCACCGGTGAGCGCGCCGAGGCCGCCCGCGCCGCCGGCGCCGACGTCGTCGGCGACGACGACCTGATCGCCAAGATCTCCGAGGGCTGGGTGGACTTCGACGCCGCCGTGGCCTCCCCGGAGCTCATGGGCAAGGTCGGCCGCCTCGGCAAGGTCCTCGGCCCCCGCAACCTGATGCCGAACCCCAAGACCGGCACCGTGACCCCGGACGTGGCCAAGGCCGTGTCCGACATCAAGGGCGGCAAGATCGACTTCCGCGTCGACAAGCACGCCAACCTCCACTTCATCATCGGCCGCACCTCCTTCGAGGAGAAGGCCCTCGTGGAGAACTACGCCGCCGCCCTGGAGGAGATCCTCCGCCTGAAGCCGTCCTCCTCGAAGGGCCGCTACATCTCCAAGGCGACCGTGGCCACCACCTTCGGCCCCGGCGTCCAGATGGACCCGAACGTGACCACGGTCGAGTTCGAGCAGGCCTGA
- the rplK gene encoding 50S ribosomal protein L11 encodes MAPKKKVSGLIKLQIQAGAANPAPPIGPALGQHGVNIMEFCKAYNAATESQRGNVVPVEITVYEDRSFTFITKTPPAAELIKKAAGVQKGSSTPHTDKVGKLTQAQCEEIATTKMEDLNANDVKAAAKIIAGTARSMGITVEG; translated from the coding sequence ATGGCTCCCAAGAAGAAGGTCTCCGGTCTGATCAAGCTTCAGATCCAGGCCGGCGCCGCCAACCCGGCTCCGCCCATCGGCCCCGCCCTGGGCCAGCACGGCGTGAACATCATGGAGTTCTGCAAGGCCTACAACGCCGCCACCGAGTCGCAGCGCGGCAACGTGGTGCCGGTGGAGATCACCGTCTACGAGGACCGCTCGTTCACGTTCATCACCAAGACCCCGCCGGCCGCCGAGCTCATCAAGAAGGCCGCGGGCGTCCAGAAGGGCTCCTCCACCCCGCACACGGACAAGGTCGGCAAGCTGACCCAGGCCCAGTGCGAGGAGATCGCCACCACCAAGATGGAGGACCTGAACGCCAACGACGTGAAGGCCGCCGCCAAGATCATCGCGGGCACCGCCCGTTCGATGGGCATCACCGTCGAGGGCTGA
- the nusG gene encoding transcription termination/antitermination protein NusG, with translation MSEQEMDRQSPEDSVSVEETAAAEGVVEPETDEAVPGEAADGDEAAEATVQEADLAADSAADVDVEAAPTEDADPQAAETAPAEDAAPAEEEPVVDPAEELRTRLRRQPGDWYVVHTYAGYEKRVKTNLETRIQTQDMEDAIYEIEVPMEEVVEIKNTTRKIVSRVRIPGYVLVRMDLDDASWGVVRHTPGVTGFVGNDAHSPQPLTLTEVYDMLAPSVIQEATRAAEKAGLAVPASDLPSTAPAVHVDFEVGESVTVDDGPFETLPATISEIKPESQQLVVLVSIFERETPVTLSFSQVTKVI, from the coding sequence GTGTCCGAGCAGGAAATGGATCGTCAGTCCCCCGAGGACTCCGTCTCCGTCGAGGAGACCGCCGCCGCAGAGGGCGTCGTCGAGCCCGAGACGGACGAGGCCGTGCCGGGCGAGGCCGCCGACGGCGACGAGGCCGCCGAGGCCACCGTGCAGGAGGCCGACCTGGCCGCCGATTCCGCCGCCGACGTCGACGTCGAGGCCGCCCCCACGGAGGACGCCGACCCCCAGGCCGCGGAGACCGCTCCCGCTGAGGACGCCGCCCCTGCCGAGGAGGAGCCCGTCGTCGACCCCGCCGAGGAGCTGCGCACCCGCCTGCGCCGCCAGCCCGGCGACTGGTACGTGGTGCACACCTACGCCGGCTATGAGAAGCGCGTGAAGACCAACCTCGAGACGCGCATCCAGACCCAGGACATGGAGGACGCGATCTACGAGATCGAGGTCCCCATGGAGGAGGTCGTGGAGATCAAGAACACCACGCGCAAGATCGTCTCGCGCGTGCGCATCCCGGGCTACGTCCTCGTCCGCATGGACCTCGACGACGCCTCATGGGGCGTCGTGCGCCACACCCCCGGCGTCACCGGGTTCGTGGGCAACGACGCGCACTCCCCGCAGCCGCTGACCCTCACCGAGGTCTACGACATGCTGGCACCGTCCGTGATCCAGGAGGCCACGCGCGCCGCGGAGAAGGCCGGCCTGGCCGTCCCGGCGTCCGACCTCCCCTCCACCGCCCCCGCCGTCCACGTGGACTTCGAGGTGGGCGAGTCCGTGACCGTCGATGACGGCCCGTTCGAGACCCTCCCGGCGACGATCTCCGAGATCAAGCCGGAGTCCCAGCAGCTGGTGGTCCTCGTCTCGATCTTCGAGCGCGAGACCCCCGTGACCCTGTCCTTCAGCCAGGTGACCAAGGTCATCTGA
- the secE gene encoding preprotein translocase subunit SecE, which translates to MSANGGGSTPAPDRQRRGLFARIALFLRQVVDELRKVVTPTSEELLRMTAVVLAFVAIMILLVMGLDWLFGTLAGLTFGTGGR; encoded by the coding sequence TTGTCGGCGAACGGCGGGGGCTCCACCCCGGCGCCGGACAGGCAGCGCCGTGGGCTCTTCGCGCGGATCGCCCTGTTCCTGCGCCAGGTGGTGGACGAGCTCCGCAAGGTGGTCACCCCCACGAGCGAGGAGCTGCTGCGCATGACCGCAGTGGTGCTCGCCTTCGTGGCGATCATGATCCTCCTGGTGATGGGCCTGGACTGGCTGTTCGGCACCCTGGCGGGTCTGACGTTCGGCACGGGCGGCCGCTGA
- a CDS encoding pyridoxal phosphate-dependent aminotransferase encodes MASPARRVSTRLAAIAPSATLVVDARAKELKAAGRPVIGFGAGEPDFPTPGYIVDAAVAAAQDPKNHRYSPAAGLPELREAIAAKTLRDSGLAVEASQVLVTNGGKQAVYNTFAALLDPQDEVLVPAPYWTTYPEAIRLAGGVPVDVFAGPEAGYKVTVEQLEAAVTDRTKVLLFVSPSNPTGAVYSPEETKAIGEWALERGLWVVTDEIYEHLTYDGVPFTSIVAAVPGLAEQAVVVNGVAKTYAMTGWRVGWMVGPVDVIKAATNLQSHATSNVANVSQRAALAAVAGPLDAVEEMTTAFDRRRTAMVAAMNAVPGFHCPTPEGAFYAYVDVREALGKTYRGGVTPTTSAELAAFILDEAEVAVVPGEAFGPSGYLRLSYALGDDDLAEGVERIRALLSE; translated from the coding sequence ATGGCTTCCCCCGCACGCCGCGTGTCCACCCGCCTCGCCGCCATCGCCCCGTCCGCCACCCTCGTCGTCGACGCGCGGGCCAAGGAGCTCAAGGCCGCGGGCCGCCCCGTGATCGGCTTCGGCGCGGGCGAGCCCGACTTCCCCACACCGGGCTACATCGTCGACGCGGCCGTCGCCGCCGCGCAGGACCCGAAGAACCACCGCTACTCCCCCGCCGCCGGCCTGCCCGAGCTGCGCGAGGCGATCGCGGCCAAGACCCTGCGGGACTCCGGCCTCGCCGTGGAGGCCTCCCAGGTGCTCGTGACGAACGGCGGCAAGCAGGCCGTCTACAACACGTTCGCCGCCCTGCTGGACCCGCAGGACGAGGTCCTCGTCCCCGCGCCGTACTGGACCACCTACCCGGAGGCCATCCGCCTGGCCGGCGGCGTGCCGGTGGACGTGTTCGCGGGCCCCGAGGCGGGCTACAAGGTCACCGTGGAGCAGCTCGAGGCCGCCGTCACGGACCGCACCAAGGTGCTCCTCTTCGTCTCGCCTTCCAACCCAACCGGCGCGGTCTACTCCCCCGAGGAGACGAAGGCCATCGGCGAGTGGGCCCTCGAGCGGGGCCTGTGGGTCGTCACCGACGAGATCTATGAGCACCTCACCTACGACGGCGTGCCCTTCACCTCGATCGTCGCGGCCGTCCCGGGCCTGGCGGAGCAGGCCGTGGTCGTCAACGGCGTCGCGAAGACCTACGCGATGACCGGCTGGCGCGTCGGATGGATGGTCGGCCCGGTGGACGTCATCAAGGCGGCCACGAACCTGCAGTCGCACGCCACCTCCAACGTGGCCAACGTGTCCCAGCGCGCGGCCCTCGCCGCCGTCGCGGGGCCGCTGGACGCCGTCGAGGAGATGACGACGGCCTTCGACCGCCGCCGGACGGCCATGGTCGCGGCCATGAACGCCGTGCCCGGCTTCCACTGCCCCACGCCGGAGGGTGCCTTCTACGCGTACGTGGACGTCCGTGAGGCGCTCGGGAAGACGTACCGCGGAGGCGTCACCCCCACGACGTCGGCCGAGCTCGCCGCGTTCATCCTCGATGAGGCCGAGGTCGCCGTCGTGCCCGGCGAGGCCTTCGGCCCCTCGGGCTACCTGCGCCTGTCCTACGCGCTGGGCGACGACGACCTGGCCGAGGGAGTCGAGCGCATCCGCGCACTGCTCTCCGAGTGA
- a CDS encoding response regulator transcription factor, whose translation MTIPLTAVIVDDHAIFRAGLRADLDPARVEIVGEAGDVDAAVGEVLEREPDVVLLDVHLPGGAGGGGAEVAARVLERRPGTRFLALSVSDAAEDVVAVIRAGARGYITKTASGADVTEAAARVAGGDAVFSPRLAGFVLDAFRGSPPSPSAPAPEAGEPARDEDLDRLSSRERDVMRLVARGYTYREAGAELFISDRTVESHVSSVLRKLQLSNRHELTRWAARRGYA comes from the coding sequence ATGACCATCCCGCTCACCGCCGTGATCGTGGACGACCACGCGATCTTCCGCGCCGGACTGCGCGCCGACCTGGATCCGGCGCGGGTCGAGATCGTGGGCGAGGCCGGGGACGTCGACGCCGCCGTCGGCGAGGTCCTCGAGCGGGAGCCCGACGTCGTGCTCCTCGACGTGCACCTGCCCGGCGGAGCGGGCGGCGGCGGGGCCGAAGTGGCCGCGCGCGTGCTGGAGCGGCGGCCGGGCACGCGCTTCCTGGCGCTGTCCGTGTCCGATGCCGCGGAGGACGTGGTCGCCGTGATCCGCGCCGGGGCCCGCGGCTACATCACGAAGACCGCCTCGGGGGCCGACGTCACGGAGGCGGCCGCGCGGGTGGCCGGCGGCGACGCCGTGTTCTCGCCGCGCCTCGCCGGATTCGTCCTCGACGCGTTCCGCGGGAGCCCGCCGTCGCCGTCGGCGCCGGCACCGGAGGCCGGGGAGCCGGCCCGGGACGAGGACCTCGACCGCCTCTCCTCCCGCGAGCGGGACGTCATGCGCCTCGTGGCCCGGGGCTACACGTACCGGGAGGCCGGCGCCGAGCTGTTCATCTCGGACCGCACGGTGGAGAGCCACGTGTCCTCCGTGCTGCGCAAGCTCCAGCTCTCCAACCGCCACGAGCTCACGCGCTGGGCCGCGCGCCGCGGATACGCCTGA
- a CDS encoding ATP-binding protein yields the protein MSPAVPTAPTPTGPVRPASPARPPLARHGADRPVAGVAAGVARHLGLSTAAVRWGFVLLTLAGGAGAALYAWLWLLMPEDAPGTPAADGAAGPAPTLAARLPEVAERVREGGWPLLLAAVLLGVGGIVAADGLGVDVDWALVGPVAVLVIGLGLAWMQLDLGRGGRGERGGRLVRLALGSGLVLLAVLALAVGAVGSGELWLGLVVAVAMLAGAALVAMPYLLAWQRRRDEERTALAVHAERAEIAAHLHDSVLQSLALIQRRAEDPETVARVARAQERELRRFLFPEAARLGGTLRERLEETAAEVEDAHGPRVEVVAVGEASGAWLEPLVAAAREAVLNAARHAGDVQVFAEVTDDDGAPRLAEVFVRDRGAGFDLDEVPADRMGVRESILGRMRRAGGSARLRSGPGGTEVHLALPEPAHPTDPREETA from the coding sequence ATGAGCCCCGCCGTCCCCACCGCGCCGACACCGACGGGTCCCGTGCGTCCGGCCTCGCCCGCGCGCCCTCCGCTGGCCCGGCATGGCGCCGACCGGCCGGTGGCCGGGGTCGCCGCCGGCGTCGCCCGGCACCTGGGCCTCTCCACCGCGGCGGTGCGCTGGGGGTTCGTGCTGCTCACCCTGGCCGGCGGCGCCGGGGCGGCGCTCTACGCCTGGCTCTGGCTGCTCATGCCGGAGGACGCGCCCGGCACCCCCGCGGCAGACGGCGCCGCCGGCCCGGCCCCCACGCTCGCCGCACGCCTGCCCGAGGTGGCCGAGCGCGTCCGGGAGGGCGGCTGGCCGCTGCTGCTCGCCGCGGTCCTGCTCGGCGTCGGCGGGATCGTGGCGGCCGACGGGCTGGGCGTGGACGTGGACTGGGCGCTCGTGGGCCCCGTGGCGGTGCTCGTGATCGGCCTCGGGCTCGCGTGGATGCAGCTGGACCTCGGCCGGGGCGGGCGCGGGGAGCGCGGCGGCCGCCTCGTGCGCCTCGCCCTCGGATCGGGGCTCGTGCTCCTCGCCGTGCTGGCCCTCGCCGTGGGCGCCGTCGGCTCGGGCGAGCTGTGGCTGGGACTGGTGGTCGCCGTCGCCATGCTGGCCGGGGCGGCCCTGGTGGCCATGCCCTACCTGCTGGCGTGGCAGCGCCGCCGGGACGAGGAGCGCACGGCGCTCGCGGTCCACGCCGAGCGCGCCGAGATCGCGGCGCACCTGCACGACTCGGTGCTGCAGTCCCTGGCGCTGATCCAGCGGCGCGCCGAGGACCCGGAGACGGTCGCCCGGGTGGCCCGCGCCCAGGAGCGCGAGCTGCGCCGGTTCCTCTTCCCCGAGGCGGCCCGGCTCGGCGGGACCCTGCGCGAACGGCTCGAGGAGACGGCGGCCGAGGTCGAGGACGCCCACGGACCCCGCGTGGAGGTGGTCGCGGTCGGCGAGGCCTCCGGGGCCTGGCTCGAGCCGCTCGTGGCCGCCGCCCGGGAGGCCGTCCTCAACGCCGCGCGCCACGCGGGGGACGTCCAGGTCTTCGCCGAGGTGACCGACGACGACGGCGCACCGCGGCTCGCGGAGGTCTTCGTGCGTGACCGCGGGGCGGGCTTCGACCTCGACGAGGTCCCCGCCGACCGGATGGGCGTGCGCGAGTCGATCCTGGGCCGCATGCGCCGGGCAGGAGGGTCGGCCCGTCTCCGCTCCGGGCCGGGCGGCACCGAGGTGCACCTGGCCCTTCCCGAGCCCGCCCACCCGACCGATCCGCGGGAGGAGACCGCATGA
- a CDS encoding PspC domain-containing protein: MSTAHGSCPPSPADVQDDAGALPSWLRRAVESWGVRRDDSSWVAGVLGGVARRYGIDPLLARGGFVALCVVSAGLGLLAYAAAWAVLPDAQGRVQYGRLRRGEWTDATVAIAVIGGIGALNVLVGAGFTLLAPAVGGPGSLLGLAAVAVLVWWLVTRWDADAQQRVTPTATPERGRVRSEPAWYARRRETSAAPASADEHGFHADWIDPDTGAWREQTHSREHRAAARLAEEQARTVAPAFRAPGRRPMRAKGGSHGPGGKPVLGRGAQAVTYLLAAGAALTVLLSMLLGNAVPSATLLPVPPTSAALAVIVVAMTVGLLRGRRPGTLAPVSGVLVGVTAVQMAAHLLFAPLT, from the coding sequence ATGAGCACCGCCCACGGATCCTGTCCCCCCTCCCCCGCCGACGTCCAGGACGACGCCGGCGCACTCCCCTCCTGGCTGCGCCGCGCGGTCGAGTCGTGGGGCGTCCGCCGCGACGACTCCTCCTGGGTGGCCGGCGTCCTCGGCGGCGTCGCCCGCCGCTACGGGATCGACCCCCTGCTGGCCCGCGGCGGGTTCGTGGCCCTGTGCGTCGTGTCCGCCGGGCTGGGCCTGCTGGCCTACGCGGCCGCCTGGGCCGTGCTCCCGGACGCGCAGGGGCGGGTGCAGTACGGCCGCCTGCGCCGCGGCGAGTGGACCGACGCGACCGTGGCGATCGCCGTGATCGGCGGCATCGGCGCCCTCAACGTCCTCGTGGGCGCGGGGTTCACCCTGCTCGCACCGGCCGTCGGCGGGCCGGGCTCGCTGCTCGGCCTCGCCGCCGTCGCGGTGCTGGTCTGGTGGCTCGTGACGCGGTGGGACGCCGACGCGCAGCAGCGCGTCACCCCCACGGCGACGCCGGAGCGCGGGCGCGTGCGCAGCGAGCCCGCCTGGTATGCGCGGCGCCGAGAGACCTCGGCGGCGCCCGCCTCCGCCGACGAGCACGGCTTCCACGCGGACTGGATCGACCCGGACACCGGCGCGTGGCGAGAGCAGACGCACTCCCGCGAGCACCGCGCGGCCGCCCGACTGGCCGAGGAGCAGGCGCGCACCGTCGCCCCCGCATTCCGGGCCCCCGGGCGCAGGCCGATGCGGGCGAAGGGCGGGTCCCACGGACCCGGCGGCAAGCCCGTCCTCGGACGCGGCGCGCAGGCGGTCACCTACCTCCTGGCGGCGGGAGCCGCCCTGACGGTCCTGCTGTCCATGCTCCTGGGGAACGCGGTGCCGAGCGCGACGCTGCTCCCCGTGCCACCCACCTCGGCCGCCCTGGCCGTCATCGTCGTCGCGATGACCGTCGGCCTGCTGCGGGGCCGCCGCCCCGGCACGCTCGCCCCGGTGAGCGGGGTCCTCGTGGGCGTCACCGCCGTGCAGATGGCCGCCCACCTCCTCTTCGCCCCCCTCACGTGA
- a CDS encoding ATP-dependent 6-phosphofructokinase — MRVGMLTSGGDCPGLNAVIRAAVLHGIKTYDMEMVGIRDGWAGLIRKDVGELPRTRVRGLAKQGGTIIGTSRTHPYDADGGGPENMLRSMRELGLDAVIAIGGEGTLAGANRLAQDGLPIIGVPKTIDNDLQGTDYTFGFDTAVQIATDAMDRLRTTGESHHRCMVAEVMGRHVGWIALHSGMAAGAHAILIPEVRTPMEQVAEWVTQVHEKGRSPLVVVAEGFIPEGQDDPLADAGVEASGRPRLGGIGEWVTREIESMTGIETRNTVLGHIQRGGAPTATDRVLSTRFGMGAVDLAAQRRWGQMVAANGTEIISIPMSAALKGLKSVPRSRYDEAAVLFGR, encoded by the coding sequence ATGCGCGTCGGAATGCTCACCTCCGGAGGCGACTGCCCCGGCCTCAACGCCGTCATCCGGGCGGCCGTCCTGCACGGCATCAAGACCTACGACATGGAGATGGTGGGCATCCGGGACGGCTGGGCCGGCCTCATCCGCAAGGACGTCGGGGAGCTGCCCCGCACGCGGGTCCGCGGCCTCGCGAAGCAGGGCGGCACCATCATCGGCACGTCCCGCACGCACCCGTACGACGCCGACGGCGGCGGCCCGGAGAACATGCTGCGCAGCATGCGCGAGCTGGGCCTGGACGCCGTGATCGCGATCGGCGGCGAGGGCACCCTGGCCGGCGCCAACCGCCTCGCCCAGGACGGCCTGCCGATCATCGGCGTCCCGAAGACCATCGACAACGACCTCCAGGGCACCGACTACACGTTCGGCTTCGACACGGCCGTGCAGATCGCCACGGACGCGATGGACCGCCTGCGCACCACCGGCGAGTCCCACCACCGCTGCATGGTGGCCGAGGTCATGGGCCGCCATGTCGGGTGGATCGCCCTGCACTCCGGCATGGCCGCCGGCGCCCATGCGATCCTCATCCCCGAGGTCCGCACGCCCATGGAGCAGGTGGCCGAATGGGTCACGCAGGTGCACGAGAAGGGCCGTTCGCCGCTCGTCGTCGTCGCGGAGGGCTTCATCCCCGAGGGCCAGGACGACCCGCTGGCGGACGCCGGTGTGGAGGCCTCCGGGCGCCCCCGCCTCGGCGGCATCGGCGAGTGGGTCACGCGCGAGATCGAGAGCATGACCGGCATCGAGACCCGCAACACCGTGCTCGGGCACATCCAGCGCGGCGGCGCCCCGACGGCCACGGACCGCGTGCTCTCCACGCGCTTCGGCATGGGCGCCGTGGACCTCGCGGCGCAGCGGCGCTGGGGTCAGATGGTGGCGGCGAACGGGACGGAGATCATCTCCATCCCCATGAGTGCGGCGCTCAAGGGTCTCAAGTCCGTCCCGCGCTCCCGGTACGACGAGGCCGCCGTCCTCTTCGGCCGCTGA
- a CDS encoding folate-binding protein, which produces MPGRSPILSLAASASPGPAAGAVEGEGLEEGVAAHYGRPLPEQRALARGRALVDLSHRAVLSLTGPDRLAWLHTLGSQHVESLAPGTSTETLLLDPQGRIEHAAHLLEDGAAAWLIVDRSRSEDLIAWLTAMRFSHDVRIRDHSGAVAVVGSMAPVPGWEDRTVWVDPWPAVAEGGWAYSAEPDPACHPGADWSWREYLVTRADLAETAAHLGEGELKGWSLAGVSAAEALRLAAGRPRPALDADARALPHELDLLRTAVHLAKGCYRGQETVARVHNLGRPPRRLTQLLLDGSSHALPPHGAPVIVRPSPDTPEGRATARPVGFVTGSALHHEAGPIALAVLKRAVPVDAELLVRGAEDDVAAEWIAAAQEPLVSPDAGQVVGRPPGLGRLG; this is translated from the coding sequence ATGCCCGGGCGCAGCCCGATCCTGAGCCTCGCCGCCTCCGCGAGCCCCGGCCCAGCGGCCGGCGCCGTGGAGGGGGAGGGCCTGGAGGAGGGCGTCGCCGCCCACTACGGCCGTCCCCTGCCGGAGCAGCGCGCCCTGGCCCGCGGCCGGGCCCTCGTGGACCTCTCCCACCGCGCCGTCCTCTCCCTCACGGGCCCGGACCGTCTCGCGTGGCTGCACACCCTGGGCAGCCAGCACGTCGAGTCCCTCGCCCCGGGCACGAGCACCGAGACGCTCCTGCTCGATCCGCAGGGCCGCATCGAGCACGCCGCGCATCTCCTCGAGGACGGTGCCGCCGCGTGGCTCATCGTGGACCGCTCGCGTTCCGAGGACCTCATCGCGTGGCTGACCGCCATGCGCTTCTCCCACGACGTGCGGATCCGCGACCACTCCGGCGCGGTCGCCGTCGTGGGGTCCATGGCGCCCGTGCCCGGCTGGGAGGACCGCACCGTGTGGGTGGACCCGTGGCCCGCCGTCGCCGAGGGCGGCTGGGCGTACTCGGCGGAGCCGGACCCGGCGTGTCACCCCGGCGCGGACTGGAGCTGGCGCGAGTACCTCGTGACCCGCGCCGACCTCGCGGAGACCGCCGCGCACCTCGGTGAGGGGGAGCTGAAGGGCTGGAGCCTGGCCGGCGTCTCCGCCGCGGAGGCCCTGCGGCTCGCCGCCGGGCGCCCCCGTCCCGCCCTGGACGCGGACGCGCGGGCCCTGCCGCACGAGCTCGACCTGCTGCGCACCGCCGTGCACCTGGCCAAGGGCTGCTACCGGGGGCAGGAGACCGTCGCACGGGTGCACAACCTCGGGCGTCCTCCCCGCCGCCTCACGCAGCTGCTGCTGGACGGGTCCTCCCATGCGCTCCCGCCCCACGGCGCGCCCGTGATCGTGCGCCCGTCCCCGGACACCCCCGAGGGCCGGGCCACCGCCCGTCCCGTCGGGTTCGTCACCGGTTCCGCGCTCCACCACGAGGCCGGGCCGATCGCGCTGGCCGTGCTGAAGCGGGCCGTCCCCGTGGACGCCGAGCTGCTCGTCCGCGGTGCGGAGGACGACGTGGCCGCGGAGTGGATCGCCGCCGCGCAGGAGCCGCTCGTCTCGCCCGACGCCGGCCAGGTCGTGGGCCGTCCCCCGGGGCTCGGGCGCCTGGGCTGA
- a CDS encoding FABP family protein — MATELPFDLTPELAPLSWLIGSWEGQGRLGDGADGTEIFYQRVDFTEHGQPFVEYRAESWLCEEDGTLSRPLTVETGFWQVDRPRRDGDVGPGMVPADIVPAYRSAEDVESLRSEGGSFGITATITHPGSLSELYYGRIKGPQLQLVTDAVLRGSAAGPYERATRIAGLVNGQLFWRWDAAATAEGELEVHASAILDRMPSPAEGRLASGAERPRCSGSDRPA; from the coding sequence ATGGCCACTGAACTCCCCTTCGACCTCACCCCCGAGCTCGCCCCGCTCTCCTGGCTGATCGGCAGCTGGGAGGGCCAGGGCCGCCTGGGCGACGGCGCCGACGGCACGGAGATCTTCTACCAGCGCGTGGACTTCACCGAGCACGGCCAGCCCTTCGTGGAGTACCGCGCGGAGTCCTGGCTGTGCGAGGAGGACGGCACCCTGTCGCGCCCCCTCACCGTGGAGACCGGCTTCTGGCAGGTGGACCGCCCCCGCCGGGACGGCGACGTGGGCCCGGGCATGGTGCCCGCGGACATCGTCCCCGCCTACCGCTCCGCCGAGGACGTCGAGTCCCTGCGCAGCGAGGGCGGCTCGTTCGGCATCACCGCCACCATCACGCACCCCGGCTCCCTCTCCGAGCTCTACTACGGCCGCATCAAGGGCCCGCAGCTGCAGCTCGTCACGGACGCCGTGCTGCGCGGCTCTGCGGCCGGTCCGTATGAGCGCGCCACGCGCATCGCGGGCCTCGTCAACGGCCAGCTGTTCTGGCGTTGGGACGCCGCGGCGACGGCGGAGGGGGAGCTGGAGGTCCACGCCTCCGCGATCCTGGACCGCATGCCCAGCCCCGCTGAGGGCCGCCTCGCCTCCGGCGCGGAGCGCCCCCGCTGCTCCGGTTCGGACCGCCCCGCATGA
- the mshD gene encoding mycothiol synthase: MADSPAPRPVPPIAPSSAAVDVAAQDGSGTRPQQVSEVLALADRAHAADGHPPLSDQTRGVLSRGRQRWLGLLRAEEGGLIGAAVLAPEGSEAAGSVLELVVDPAARRAGNGTRLADAAATAVRGGGLEGTTSVWAHGMLPGSAELARRHGLAPVRELRRMRLEGEEMAALPAPRLPDGVRLRAFEPGRDEEAWLELNGAAFADHPEQGGLTRADLQDRMEQDWFDASGFLLAERAADGALLGFHWTKVEPAHDDVGSVADKGGHRVTRPRLGEVYVVGVSPHAQGMGLGRAVTLAGLQHLAAVPVDAVDLYVDAENAAAVALYESLGFRLLAADAQYRAERAG, encoded by the coding sequence ATGGCCGACTCCCCCGCTCCCCGCCCCGTCCCGCCCATCGCGCCCTCCTCGGCCGCCGTCGACGTCGCCGCTCAGGACGGCTCCGGGACGAGACCGCAGCAGGTGAGCGAGGTCCTCGCGCTGGCCGACCGCGCCCACGCGGCCGACGGGCATCCTCCCCTGTCGGACCAGACCCGCGGGGTGCTCTCCCGGGGCCGGCAGCGCTGGTTGGGCCTCCTGCGCGCGGAGGAGGGAGGCCTGATCGGGGCGGCGGTGCTCGCCCCCGAGGGCTCCGAGGCCGCCGGATCCGTGCTCGAGCTCGTGGTGGACCCGGCCGCGCGGCGCGCCGGCAACGGCACCCGTCTGGCCGACGCCGCCGCGACGGCGGTCCGGGGCGGCGGGCTCGAGGGGACCACGAGCGTCTGGGCGCACGGCATGCTGCCGGGCTCGGCGGAGCTGGCACGACGGCACGGCCTCGCCCCCGTGCGCGAGCTGCGCCGGATGCGGCTGGAGGGCGAGGAGATGGCCGCGCTGCCCGCGCCGCGCCTGCCGGACGGGGTCCGCCTGCGCGCCTTCGAGCCCGGCCGGGACGAGGAGGCCTGGCTCGAGCTCAACGGTGCGGCCTTCGCCGACCACCCCGAGCAGGGCGGCCTGACCCGCGCCGACCTCCAGGACCGGATGGAGCAGGACTGGTTCGACGCGTCCGGCTTCCTGCTGGCCGAGCGCGCGGCCGACGGCGCCCTGCTCGGCTTCCACTGGACCAAGGTCGAGCCGGCCCATGACGACGTCGGCTCTGTCGCCGACAAGGGCGGGCACCGCGTCACACGGCCGCGGCTGGGCGAGGTGTACGTCGTCGGGGTGTCCCCCCACGCGCAGGGGATGGGCCTGGGCCGGGCGGTGACCCTCGCCGGCCTCCAGCACCTGGCCGCCGTCCCGGTGGACGCCGTCGACCTGTACGTGGACGCGGAGAACGCGGCGGCCGTCGCCCTGTACGAGTCGCTGGGCTTCCGGCTGCTCGCCGCCGACGCGCAGTACCGCGCCGAACGGGCCGGCTGA